In Bradyrhizobium paxllaeri, the genomic stretch ATCGACGGATGACGTGGCCAGGGCACTGACTGCGCTTGGAATCTAGCGCTGGAATTTGACGGAGGTCTGCCCGTGGCCTTGATGCCTGTCGCCGATGCGCTTGCCGCGATCCTTGCCGGCGCTGACGCGTTGCCCGAAGAAATGGTGGCCCTCGATGCCGCCCACCACCGCATCCTCGCGCGCGACGTCGCCGCGCGACGGACGCAGCCACCGCAGGCGATGTCAGCGATGGACGGCTATGCGGTGCGTACGGCGGATGCCGCCGGCGCCGGCGCGCGGCTGAAGGTGATCGGCGAGGTCGCCGCCGGCCGCCCGTTCGAGCGCAAGGTCGGCCAAAGCGAGGCGGTACGGATCTTCACCGGTGGCGTGATCCCCGACGGTGCCGACGCCGTCATCATCCAGGAAGACACGGCAGCCGACGGCGATCACATCACCATCACGGAAGCCGCGGTTCGGGGACGGCACATCCGCGCCGCCGGCGTCGACTTCCGCGAGGGCGACGTGCTGCTCACGCGCGGGCGTTGCCTCAGCGACCGCGACCTGTCGCTCGCCGCCGGCATGAACTACCCGGAGCTTGCGGTGCACCGCCGCCCGAAGGTCGCTGTTCTCGCGACCGGCGACGAGTTAGTGATGCCCGGCGAAAACCCCGGCCCCGGCCAGATCGTCTATTCCAACGGCTATGGCCTGCGGGCGCTGGCCCGCGCCGAAGGCGCCGACGTCGTCGATCTCGGCATCGCCGCCGACACCGTTGCCGCGACCACCGAAGGCATCCGCCGCGCCAGCGAGGCCGACGCGGACATCCTGATCACCATGGGGGGCGCCTCGGTCGGCGACCACGACCTGGTCAAGCGCTCGCTGGAGGCCGAAGGCGTCGCGATGGCGTTCTGGCGGATCGCGATGCGGCCGGGCAAGCCGATGATGCACGGGCGGCTCGGCGCGATGCGGGTGATCGGCCTGCCCGGCAATCCCGTCTCTTCCTATGTCTGCGGCTTCCTGTTTCTGGTGCCGCTGATTCGCGCATTATCGGGCCGCGACCACGTCCATCACGTCAGAGAAAGCGCCCTGCTCGGCCGCGACCTCGCCGCCAACGACCAGCGCGAGGATTATCTGCGCGCGCGCCTCGAGGCGCGCGAAGACGGCACGCTGATCGCTGTGCCGGTGAACCATCAGGACTCCTCGCTCTTGGGGAATCTCGCTGCGGCACAGGCATTAGTGATACGTCCGCCATTCGCGCCGGCGGCGCCCAAGGGCTCGTCGTGCGAGCTGTTGCGGCTGCCGGAATGACGCCACAGGGCGCGTCTCGGACAGAAACCTTGACGCGTTCACCTGAAATTAAGTGGTTGCGGAACACATATCGAACATATAGTGTCCGTTCATGATTTGTTTCGACTGCTGGTGTCTCTGCCTGGGAGTTTGGGCGCTCCCGCCATCTGGGCGCTGAAGATTCGAAACGACGACGCCAACCGGGGAATTGCTCGCGATGCTTACGCGCAAACAGTATGAACTTCTGCGTTTCATCAATGAACGGCTGAAAGAGGCCGGCGTGCCGCCTTCATTCGACGAGATGAAGGACGCGCTCGACCTGCGCTCGAAATCCGGAATCCACCGCCTCATTACGGCGCTGGAGGAGCGCGGCTTCATCCGCCGCCTGCCCAACCGCGCCCGCGCCATCGAAGTCATCAAGCTGCCGGAGCTCGCCGCTGCCGGCAATGGCCGCCGCGGCTTCACGCCGAGTGTGATCGAAGGCACGCTCGGCAAGCGTACAGTGAGCTTGCCCGCCGCCGAGGATGACGGCAATCGCCCGGTCGCGGTGCCCGTGATGGGCCGGATCGCCGCCGGCACGCCGATCGAGGCGCTGCAGACCCGCAGCCACACCATCAGCGTGCCGCCCGATATGCTCGGCTCGGGCGAGCATTACGCGCTCGAAGTACGCGGCGATTCCATGGTCGAGGCCGGCATCCTCGACGGCGACATGGCGCTGATTCAGCGCAACGAGACCGCCGACACCGGCGACATCGTGGTGGCGCTGATCGACGAGGAGGAAGCTACGCTGAAACGCTTCCGCCGCCGCGGCGCCTCCATCGCGCTGGAGCCTGCCAACGCCGCCTATGAAGTCCGCATCCTGCCGCCGAACCGGGTCCGGATTCAGGGCAGGCTGATCGGCCTTTACCGCAAGTACTGAACAATGTGCCGTCCTGCAGACATCCGTAAGAACCCCGGCCGTTCCTCGGCCGGGGTTTTTTGCTGCGGGCGTGGAACCAATGCGCGTTATCGCGTTTGTGAATTTGGCGCAGTGGGTCAGTCGCAGAATTGCCCAGAAACAAGAAAAGACTCTGCGCCATGTCCACTCTGATAGGGGCCTGTGCCTCCTTGAAAGACACGGGTCAGCTATCTCAAATGAGGGAGCCATCCGATGTGTGACTATAGCCTGCATGCTGTGGCTACCCGGCCTGCCCAGGTCGGCGAGACGCTGATCACCACGACGTTCCGCGGTACATCGACCCGCGGCTTTGCGTCGGAACGCGAGCCAGCAGTGGCGGTCTGCATGCTTCCCGGCACCGAACTGGCGTTCGCCGAGGACGTCAAATACGACAACCGCTGGATCTGGACGCGAACCACCGACTGGCGGGTCGGCAAGTTCAATCAGATCGAACCCGAAGTCGCCGACCGTCATCATGACGCGATCGAATTTCCCGATGGAAGCCATGTGCTGGTGACGCAACTTTGCGAAGGCCAGCGCGCGACCGTGCTGCAATTGCCGGTGGTTCAGACCGGTGGCGAGCGTGCACCAAAGGTGACGGAAGCGCGTCCAGCCGCTTCGATCGTGACTGGATAGACGAGACGCGCATGCGATCCGCCGGTTCAGGCCGGCGGATCATGGTGATGTGTTTTTCAAAATCCGACACCGAGGGGGCAACCGGTGGTCAACAAGGTTACATGGCAAAGGGCTGGACGCGTCACCGAGCCCGGACGTTACATGTTCAGATACGGCTGGCTCACGATCACGGCCGAAGATCTTGCGGTCTGGCAGCAATTTCCCGACGCATCGTTCACGCTGGTCAACCTGCCGTCACCTCCCGACGCACCGGAAGAATTCCACCTCGGCGCGTTCGAGATACCGGCCCATCCGTCCAGCCCCCCCATCGACGAGCACTGACGTTCCCTACTCCTCGGCCTGAAGGTCCGCCTCGGCCGGCGTCGCATCGACGGCGCGGGGCGGCACGACGCGCGGGGCCAGAACGTTGGCGTCGGCCTCACCAGCGTCCGCAACGGCGGGCGACCACGGGCGGTCGATCCCTCGCGGTTTCGCCGCCTCGACGACAAATCCGTCGCGGCCTCGCCGCAGCGTCATGGCGCCCTGCCGCCGCAGCCGCTCGGCATCGATCACGGAAGCCGCGCAGGAAGCAGGCGCCTGCCGCAGCGTTACAATCAGCGCCGCGCGCTCGCAATCGTCGGCCAGGGCCTCGGGCCTGAACGCCTGCGCGACCAGGCCGCCGCCGGCGGACGGCATCACGCAGCCGAAATCATCGCAGGAGACGCCTGACGTGAGCGAGGCATCGGCTGCGGTGCGCGCATCGGCATCCGCCGCCAGCCACTCCTTCAAGAGGAAAACGTCCCGAGAGCCCTTGGCCGCGTGCATCAGATGCAGCCTTCCATCCTGGCCGCGGACGCCGACATGGCGGCCGTCGGCGGAGATCAGGATATCCGGCTGCGGCGCCCTCGCCGCCCACAGAGCCGCCGCGAGCACCAGCGCGGCGCCCGACCAGCGCAGCGGCGTGCGCAGCAGGCCAAGCAGGATGATGCCGAGGCTCGCTGCGATCAGCGGGCCGATGCCGAACGCCGGCACCCGGCCGACCGCGCCGGGCAATGCCGCGACCCATTGCGTCACCGCGATCATCCAGTCGATGCCGACGCCCATGAGCGCCCAGAACGGGCGGTCGAAGCCGAACGGCATCGCGACAAGGCCGAGCAGCCCCATCGGCATGACCAGCGCCGACACCACCGGCATCGCCGCGAGATTGGCGAGCACGCCATAGGGCGTGACCCGGTGGAAGTGGAAGGCCGCGTAGGGCGTGGTCGCAAGTCCCGCGACCAGCGAAGCCAGCAGCAGCATGGTGATCTCGCGGCCACCCCACAGCGCCGCGCGGGCGGTTGCGGTGTGATCGGCGGTCGCGAACAGGCGCGGCATGCCGAACTGCACCAGCGCCACCAGCCCAAGCGTGGCGGCAAACGACATCTGGAAACTCGGATGCACCAGCGCTTCCGGCGCAACCATCAGCACGATCAGCGCGGCGACCGCCAGCGTGCGAAACGTAATCGCGCGGCGGTCGACCATGACCGCGATCAGCACCACGGCCGTCATGAAGAAAGAACGTTGCGTCGCGACCTCGGCGCCGGACAGCAACAGATAAAACGCGGCGGCGGCGAGGGCTGCCGCCGCCGACCATTTCTTGATGGCATAGCCGACCGTGAGCACGGGAAACAGCGCGAGCAGCGCCCGCACCGCAAAGAACACGACGCCGGCAACAACGGCCATGTGATAGCCCGATATCGACAGCACATGGCCGAGGCCGGAGATGAACATCGCATCGTTCACCGGCGGCGAGATCGCATCGCGCCGCCCGGTCAACAGCGCCGTCGCAATCGCGCGCTTGTCGCCCTCCAGCGTGGTCCTGATCCGCGCGTCGATGGTGTCGCGCAGGCCCTGCATGAACGCCGAATAGCGCAGGCGCAGCCCGCCGGCTTCCGGCGGCTCGGTGGTCTTGATCGCGCCCATCACGAAGCCGGAGGCGCCGATGCCGGCGAAAAACATGTCGCGGCTGAAATCGTAGCTGCCCGGCCGCACCGGCGAGAGCGGCGGCAACAGCCGAGCCTTCAGTTCGACAAAGCTGCCGACCGGCGGCGCCGTCCCCTTCTTCACCGACAGCCGCACCCGCTCGAGTTTTGTGCTTCCCCGTGCGCTCTCCATGGTGACGACGCGCAGCACAAAACGGTCAGTGCGCTCGCGGATGTCACGCGTTTCGACAAACCCGGTCAGCGACACCGAAAACATCGGCCGCGCCAGCACGCCATGCGCGACCCGCGCGGTCTTCCACGTTGCGATCGCAAAGCCCGCCGCGACGGCGGCGATCATCACTGCGACCGGAAAGAATTTCTGCCGCCGCAACAGCACGGCCACCGCGCCAAGCGCGACCGCCACGATGGCGGCGACCGACAGCACCGGCTCGTGATCGGCGGCGAAGTAAAACGCGATGCCGGTTCCGAACGCCACCGGCACCCAGGGCAGCAGCCGCCCAGCGCCGGCTTCCGCGCGCGCCCATGCGTGCAGGGCCTCGATCAGCGGCGGCCAGAATGCGGGGCGCGATGGCAGAATGCCGCCGACCGGCGCCGCGGCGCGCGGCGGCCAGGTCCCGGCGTAACCGCGCTTCCGGCCAGACGTCTCGCCCTGCTCCGTCACGCGTACTTACACCCTACGATCTCGTGCGGGCCGCAAGACTACCGGACGCTGCATCCAGGGTGCTAGCAGAACGGATGCAGAATCCTGAAGAAACGCACGTCGACTGGCGCTACAGTTTTCGAGGGCTATCCGGATTCATTTGCCTTCGCGATGCCCCCCGCGACGGCAGCCGAGCAATGCCGTTTCATCGAGGCGCGAGCAGAACGGGGCATGCTACCAACGCCAGGAGGTCGCGCGGGCCGCCCGGCAAATGACGCAAGAAGCCCAGCAGGTTGCGCAGCAGCCAAAGCCGTAAGAGCCGATGGCGCCGGAAGATGCCCAGTTCGCAGAATCCATGCGCGGCATTTGCCGGGGCTGTTAGGCGCGGCTGACTCTTGACCCGGAGCCGCCGTCCAATTCCGACAGCCCATCGCCCGAAAAGCGCTCTTGCAAGTGCGCCGCAGCAGGATGCACATTGTGCGCGCACGACAGGTGTCAACGTCTACGGCTCTCGGCTCGACTGGAATTCACGGTTGCGCTCGGAACGAGAGGAGCATGACGCCATGCGAGAAATCGAAATCCACAACTATGCGCGGCAGTTGCTGGAAGCACATGGCCCCAAGGCCATTGCGGAAGCCGCCCAGAACGCCATCGAGCTCGAGGCAAAAGGCGAGGTCGAGCTGGCCAAAACCTGGCGGCATATCGAAGACGCGATGAAGATCATGCGCGGGCCTCACCAGAGCTGAGGCTATCTGCGCGGCAATGCAGAACGTGGACAGGACCGGTCGCAAGCCGCTTCGTCGCGGCTGATTGGCGGCACGTCCAAGATGCGCCTCTCCATCACAGGAGTGAAGCCATGTTTCCGAAGTGTGCGACAGCTGAAGATCTCGTGAAGACGATCAAGGACGAGAAGGTGCAGATGATCGATCTGCGCTTCACCGATTTGCCTGGGGTGTGGCAGCATTTTTCCGTCCCACCCAGTGCAGCAAGTATCGATGCTCTCAGCGAAGGCATTGGATTCGACGGCTCATCCATCCGAGGCTTCCAGGAAATTCAGGAAAGCGACATGCTGGTCGTGCCGGACCCGGCCACGGCGTTCCTCGACCCGTATTCCCCTGTGTCGACCCTAGTCCTGATCTGCAACATCAGGGATCCCGTGACCGGTCAGCCCTATAGCCGTGACGCCCGTTACATCGCCCAGAAGGCCGAAACCAACCTGAAGGGCACCGGCCACGCCGATACCAGCTACTTCGGCCCGGAGGCAGAATTCTTCGTGTTTAACGATGTGCGCTACGGACAAGGCATCAATTACGCCTTCCACGAAATCGATTCCAGCGAAGGCAGTTGGAATACCGGCAAGGAGGAAGAGCCGAATCTGGGCCACAAGCCGCGCCCGAAGGAGGGATATTTTCCGGTTCCGCCGACGGACAGCATGCAGGCTCTCCGCACGGACATGGTGCTGACGATGGAACAGCTCGGCATACAGATCGAGGCCCATCACCATGAAGTCGCGACCGGCGGCCAGAACGAGATCGACATGCGCTTCACGACGCTCACTCGCATGGCGGACAATCTGATGATCTACAAATACGTGGTGAAGAACACCGCCCGCGAGCACGGCATGACCGCAACGTTCATGCCGAAGCCGCTGTTCGAGGACAACGCCTCGGGGATGCACGTTCACCAGTCGCTGTGGAAGGGCGAGACCAATCTGTTCTACGACAAGGGCGACTATGCCGAGTTGAGCCAGCTCGGCCGCTACTACATCGGCGGCCTGTTGACCCACGCGTGGGCGTTGTGCGGGCTTTGCGCGCCCACCACGAACTCCTACCGGCGTCTGGTGCCCGGCTATGAGGCTCCGATCAATCTGGTCTATTCCCAGCGCAATCGCTCGGCCTGCTGCCGGATTCCGATGTATTCGCCGAACCCGCGGGCAAAGCGGGTTGAGTTTCGCTCGCCGGATCCCTCGTGTAATCCCTATCTGGCCTTTGCCGCGATGCTGATGGCGGGTCTCGACGGCATCACCAGCCGGATCGATCCGGGCAGTCCGATCGACAAGAATCTTTATGACCTGCCGCCCGCCGAGGCGAAGGACGTGAAGTCGACACCGGGATCACTGGATCAGGCGCTTGACGCGCTCGAGCGCGATCACGCCTTCCTGCTCCGCGGCGACGTGTTCACGGCCGACGTGATTGAGACCTGGCTCGACTACAAGCGGAAGAAAGAGGTCGATCCGATCCGGCTGCGTCCTCATCCATACGAGTTCCATTTGTATTATGACATCTAGGGTGTGAACTCATCCGCGAACCGTGGCCCCCCGGGGACCTTTCCAATCGGCTCGCAACAAAAAAGGCGTTTCGTCCGTCGTGGAAAACCGCCGTTAAGTCAGCCCACCTGCATTTTCCGACTCGGCTGGACGTGCTCTCTGCAAATCGAGGCGGGTTGCGGGGTATGATGTGAGCCAGTTTTCGTGCACCCTTCTGCTTGTGACTGCTCTGATGCTCACGGCATGCTTCGGAGTAGCGGCTTGGCGCCTCTCCGATGACACATCTGATATCACCGGAGCCATCCCGCCGGCATTGATCGACCTGCGTTAGAGATTCCCCGACATTCGGCCGAGCATGCTCGGCGCGCGCATCGTTTCCCTGTACAGTCGATCGAGCCATGACTTGAGGGAAAATGCGGACATGAAATTTGCAGCCAGCCTTTCATTCGCTGCGGTGATGACCGCTTGGGTTTCCACCGCCGAGGCCGCCGAGCAATGCCGCTTCATCGAGACGCGTGCCGAGCGCGAAGCGTGCTATCAGCGCCAGGAAGCGGCGCGGGTGGCCCGGCAAAAGGCGCAAGAGGCACAACAGGCCGCACAGCAAAAGCCCTACGAACCAATGACGTCAGAGGATGCCCAGCTTGCCAGATCGCTGCGGAACATTTGCCGCGGTTGCTAGTGAGAAGAATCTGACGACGTGCCATCACGACAACGATGCCGCAGCGCCGAACAAATGCGAGATCGCGCGCGGCGTTCAAATCGGCATCAGCATGTAAATCGCCACCGTGAGAAATTCATTACGAACCCGTAATGAAAAAACATCTCCTTGCATAAGACGATTGCACCGCGCGCTTATCACAACTGAATCGCGCGGAATTCATTCGAACGATTTCGCGGATCGGCGATCATGCCCTCGCAGCATTCAGCAATGACGCTGAGTCTGTTCAAAACAGATAGGGAAGAACATGCTCAAGAAGCTATTCGGAGCAGCCGCAATGGCCGCCGTAGCCTTTGCCGTCGTTCCCGCCTACGCCGCGCAAACGACAGGCTGCAGCAGCGCGAACCTCGAGAAGACCGAATCCGCGACCGAAGCCATGGCCGATAGTCCGGGCAAGTTCACGGCAGAAAGGGAAGTCGCGCAGGCCCAGGATGCCATGCTCGGCGGCAACATGCGTTCATGCGCGATACACCTGTCCAGGGCAGCGCATGTGGACCACGCCCCCTATGGGGGCATGATGATCCAAACCCCGGCAGCGACCACCCCTGAAGGCACATACCATTCGCAATGGAATTGGACACCGCTCAAGCCTGCGCTGTAGATCTGACTAAAAGGGCCGATCGAGCGAGGATCGGCCCTTTCAGCCGCTTGTGACGCTTGGCACTAACTAGATGGCGTCCGCACGCGCCTCGATCAGCGGCGTCTTCGACGAGACGTGGTGGCTGACGATCTTCCAATCGCCGTCTTCGCGGACGATCACCCAGGTGATCTTCACCGTCAGCGGTTCGGCGCCCTCTTCCACGAAAAACGACGCCGTGCCGGCGACATTGATCAGGTCGGGAGCGGCCTGCGCGGTTCGGACATCGGTGAATTGAACGGATGGCGACTGCCACCGCGGCAGGCCCTCGAAATAGGTCTGCACGCCGTCACGACCGCGATAGAAATTCGGGTTCGAGCCAAAGAAGAACGCGTTCTTCGAATAGAGCGATGCGAGTGCCTCGGCATCCAGCCGGGTGAATGCCGCCGCCCATCGGCCCATGATGCCGGAGACGATATCGTCGGTCGCACGCTGCATGAATACGATCCTAAATCGTAGATTCCATGAGGCGGTGAGCGTGGCCTTTCCGATAAGGTTTGGGTTTCCACACTCGAACCCCTCGGAGAGTCAGATGCAAGCATCCACCGTAGCCACGCCCACCGCCGGCCATATTGGCACAATTTTCGTTGCAATCGAACTGAGCCAGCGGAGCTGGCGGGTCGCGCTGCACAGCCCGGACAAGGACAAGATATCGCACCACAAGCTGGAGGGTGGCGATCATGCCGAGCTGTTGGCGTTGGTGGGTCGGGTTCGGGAGCGGGCGGCTCGAGCGCTGGGAGGCGTTCCGGCGGTGGCGAGCTGCTACGAGGCGGGCTACGATGGGTTTTGGCTGCACCGGCTTCTGCTGGCGGCCGGCATCACGAACTACGTGTTTGATCCCGCCAGCATTGCGGTGGATCAGCGGGCGCGGCGGGTGAAGACCGACCGGATCGATGGCGAGCGGATGCTGCGCACGCTGATGGCGTATCTGCGCGGCGAGCCGCGGGTGGTGCGGATCGTCCGGGTGCCTGCCGCCGAACAGGAGGACGCGCGCCGCGGCAGCCGCGAGCGCGACCGGCTGATCAAGGAGCAAACCGCGCACACCAACCGGATCAAGGCACTGCTGCGGCTGCGGGGCATGGCGGTCGGGAACCCGCGGCGGCGCGACTGGCTGAGCTGGCTGGCAACGCAGCGGGATTGGCAAGGCCAGGCGGTGCCGCCGCGGATGCTGAGCGAGATCAGGTCCGAGCACGCGCGGCTGATGCTGGTGCGCGATCGGCTCGATGCGCTCGCGCAGGAGGCGGCCGCAGCGGAGCCAATGCCTGCGGAAGCCGAGATGACCCGGCGCAGCGAACTGCTGCGCCGGCTCAAATGTCTCGGCCCGGCGTTCGCGACGACGCTGACCAGCGAGGTGTTCTACAAGGACTTCCGCAATCGCCGCGAGGTCGGGAGTTATTTCGGGCTGACGCCCAGTCCGTGGCGGAGCGGCGGCATCGACCGCGACCAGGGCATCAGCAAGGCGGGCAACCCGCGCGCCCGCTGTGCCGCGATCGAACTGGCCTGGCTGTGGCTGCGGCATCAGCCGGACAGCAAGCTGACCCTGGAGTACCGCAAGCGCACGCTCGATGCCGGCAAGCGCATCAAGCGCGTCGCCATCGTCGCCCTGGCGCGCAAGCTGATGGTGGCGCTGTGGCGCTACCTCACGACCGGTCTCGTGCCGGAAGGCGCGGTGCTCAAGGCCGTAAAGATCTAAACACTTTCAACGAACGCGTCAGCGTCGCGGCATCTGCCGCGGTCAGCGCGGGATGGATGGTGACCGTGCCACCCTTGGGCCAGCAAACAGGCTGTTTCGTAGATGGGTCTCATCCTCGTGGCTTCCTCGCCGCATGCATGCGGAATGTGGGTACGGACAACGGTCCGACCGGATATGAGGTGATGCAGTGAGCAACTGCATAAATCGCCGGAAGCCAGTCCCTGAGCGCACCGACCGCGGCGGCACGCTGCGCTACGCATGGCTCCGCGCGCCGCCGCTCCACCGAACGTAAAAATCACATCCAAGCCCTGTCGGGATGCTTGACTCAAAACGCCTCATATGAGGGTGGGCAAAGCGAAGCCTGCCCACCATTGACGACACGACTTGAGGAGAGGTGGTGGGCACGCTGCGCTTTGCCCACCCTACGTTCCGTCGCTCACCCCTTCCCGCCGACTTCCTTCGCAAAGGTGTCACGCAGGCCGATGGTGCGGTTGAACACCGGCTGGCCCGGCGCGGAATCCTTGTCGCGCACGAAATAGCCCTGCCGCTCGAACTGCATCACCTCGCCGGAATTGTCCGATGCGACCGACGGCTCGATGCGGGCGTCGGGCAGCACTTCCAGCGACTCCGGATTGAGGTCGGCGGCGAAGTTCGCCGCGCTCGGGCTCGGGTTCGAGAACAGCTGGTTGTAGACGCGGATTTCCGCCGGCACGGAATCGTTCGCGGAAAGCCAATGCATGGTGGCCTTGACCTTGCGGCCGTCAGGGGCGTTGCCGCCCTTGGTCGCGGGATCATAGGTGCAGCGCAGCTCAACCACCTCGCCTGCGTCATTCTTGATGACGCCGGTGCATTTGACGAAATAGGCATAGCGCAGCCGCACCTCGTTGCCCGGCGACAGGCGGAAGAACTTTTTGGGCGGATTCTCCATGAAGTCGTCGCGCTCGATATAGAGCTCGCGGCCGAACGAAATTTTCCGCGTACCCGCGGCCGGATCGTCAGGATGGTTGACGGCCTTGAGCTCCTCGACCTGGCCTTCCGGATAATTCTCGATCACGACTTTCAACGGCCGCAGCACCGCCATCCGCCGCTGCGCCGACTTGTTGAGGTGCTCGCGAATGCAGAATTCCAGCATGCCGACATCGACCACGCTGTTGGCTTTGGCGACGCCA encodes the following:
- a CDS encoding molybdopterin molybdotransferase MoeA, which gives rise to MALMPVADALAAILAGADALPEEMVALDAAHHRILARDVAARRTQPPQAMSAMDGYAVRTADAAGAGARLKVIGEVAAGRPFERKVGQSEAVRIFTGGVIPDGADAVIIQEDTAADGDHITITEAAVRGRHIRAAGVDFREGDVLLTRGRCLSDRDLSLAAGMNYPELAVHRRPKVAVLATGDELVMPGENPGPGQIVYSNGYGLRALARAEGADVVDLGIAADTVAATTEGIRRASEADADILITMGGASVGDHDLVKRSLEAEGVAMAFWRIAMRPGKPMMHGRLGAMRVIGLPGNPVSSYVCGFLFLVPLIRALSGRDHVHHVRESALLGRDLAANDQREDYLRARLEAREDGTLIAVPVNHQDSSLLGNLAAAQALVIRPPFAPAAPKGSSCELLRLPE
- the lexA gene encoding transcriptional repressor LexA gives rise to the protein MLTRKQYELLRFINERLKEAGVPPSFDEMKDALDLRSKSGIHRLITALEERGFIRRLPNRARAIEVIKLPELAAAGNGRRGFTPSVIEGTLGKRTVSLPAAEDDGNRPVAVPVMGRIAAGTPIEALQTRSHTISVPPDMLGSGEHYALEVRGDSMVEAGILDGDMALIQRNETADTGDIVVALIDEEEATLKRFRRRGASIALEPANAAYEVRILPPNRVRIQGRLIGLYRKY
- a CDS encoding ComEC/Rec2 family competence protein; the protein is MTEQGETSGRKRGYAGTWPPRAAAPVGGILPSRPAFWPPLIEALHAWARAEAGAGRLLPWVPVAFGTGIAFYFAADHEPVLSVAAIVAVALGAVAVLLRRQKFFPVAVMIAAVAAGFAIATWKTARVAHGVLARPMFSVSLTGFVETRDIRERTDRFVLRVVTMESARGSTKLERVRLSVKKGTAPPVGSFVELKARLLPPLSPVRPGSYDFSRDMFFAGIGASGFVMGAIKTTEPPEAGGLRLRYSAFMQGLRDTIDARIRTTLEGDKRAIATALLTGRRDAISPPVNDAMFISGLGHVLSISGYHMAVVAGVVFFAVRALLALFPVLTVGYAIKKWSAAAALAAAAFYLLLSGAEVATQRSFFMTAVVLIAVMVDRRAITFRTLAVAALIVLMVAPEALVHPSFQMSFAATLGLVALVQFGMPRLFATADHTATARAALWGGREITMLLLASLVAGLATTPYAAFHFHRVTPYGVLANLAAMPVVSALVMPMGLLGLVAMPFGFDRPFWALMGVGIDWMIAVTQWVAALPGAVGRVPAFGIGPLIAASLGIILLGLLRTPLRWSGAALVLAAALWAARAPQPDILISADGRHVGVRGQDGRLHLMHAAKGSRDVFLLKEWLAADADARTAADASLTSGVSCDDFGCVMPSAGGGLVAQAFRPEALADDCERAALIVTLRQAPASCAASVIDAERLRRQGAMTLRRGRDGFVVEAAKPRGIDRPWSPAVADAGEADANVLAPRVVPPRAVDATPAEADLQAEE
- the glnA gene encoding type I glutamate--ammonia ligase — its product is MFPKCATAEDLVKTIKDEKVQMIDLRFTDLPGVWQHFSVPPSAASIDALSEGIGFDGSSIRGFQEIQESDMLVVPDPATAFLDPYSPVSTLVLICNIRDPVTGQPYSRDARYIAQKAETNLKGTGHADTSYFGPEAEFFVFNDVRYGQGINYAFHEIDSSEGSWNTGKEEEPNLGHKPRPKEGYFPVPPTDSMQALRTDMVLTMEQLGIQIEAHHHEVATGGQNEIDMRFTTLTRMADNLMIYKYVVKNTAREHGMTATFMPKPLFEDNASGMHVHQSLWKGETNLFYDKGDYAELSQLGRYYIGGLLTHAWALCGLCAPTTNSYRRLVPGYEAPINLVYSQRNRSACCRIPMYSPNPRAKRVEFRSPDPSCNPYLAFAAMLMAGLDGITSRIDPGSPIDKNLYDLPPAEAKDVKSTPGSLDQALDALERDHAFLLRGDVFTADVIETWLDYKRKKEVDPIRLRPHPYEFHLYYDI
- a CDS encoding YybH family protein → MQRATDDIVSGIMGRWAAAFTRLDAEALASLYSKNAFFFGSNPNFYRGRDGVQTYFEGLPRWQSPSVQFTDVRTAQAAPDLINVAGTASFFVEEGAEPLTVKITWVIVREDGDWKIVSHHVSSKTPLIEARADAI
- a CDS encoding IS110 family transposase — encoded protein: MQASTVATPTAGHIGTIFVAIELSQRSWRVALHSPDKDKISHHKLEGGDHAELLALVGRVRERAARALGGVPAVASCYEAGYDGFWLHRLLLAAGITNYVFDPASIAVDQRARRVKTDRIDGERMLRTLMAYLRGEPRVVRIVRVPAAEQEDARRGSRERDRLIKEQTAHTNRIKALLRLRGMAVGNPRRRDWLSWLATQRDWQGQAVPPRMLSEIRSEHARLMLVRDRLDALAQEAAAAEPMPAEAEMTRRSELLRRLKCLGPAFATTLTSEVFYKDFRNRREVGSYFGLTPSPWRSGGIDRDQGISKAGNPRARCAAIELAWLWLRHQPDSKLTLEYRKRTLDAGKRIKRVAIVALARKLMVALWRYLTTGLVPEGAVLKAVKI